One window of the Pieris brassicae chromosome 4, ilPieBrab1.1, whole genome shotgun sequence genome contains the following:
- the LOC123709011 gene encoding transcription elongation factor S-II: MSVQEDVLKIQKKLTKMTSDDGTGQEDALELLKALQTMAINLDVLTKTRIGMTVNALRKSSKDEEVISLCKTLIKNWKKFLSPSTQKESGSSSNSKSKKDSKDKEKKEDKEKDKKLPASFPPQSNTTDAVRLKCRELLTQALKTDVNISNSCGSPEELAEELEECIYTEFKNTDMRYKNRVRSRVANLKDPKNPTLRTNFLNGVISAAHLAKMTPEEMASDEMKKVREKFIKEAIDDAQLATVQGTKTEMLKCGKCKKRNCTYNQLQTRSSDEPMTTFVLCNECGNRWKFC; encoded by the exons ATGAGTGTTCAAGAAGATGTGTTgaagatacaaaaaaaattaacaaagatGACTTCTGACGATGGCACG GGACAAGAAGATGCACTAGAGTTACTAAAGGCTTTGCAAACAATGGCTATTAATTTAGATGTCTTGACCAAAACAAGAATTGGAATGACAGTGAATGCATTAAGGAAATCCAGCAAGGATGAAGAAGTTATATCTCTTTGCAAAACTCTTATCAAAAACTGGAAAAAATTTCTATCACCAAGCACACAAAAAGAATCTGGAAGTTCATCCAACTCGAAATCCAAAAAAGATTCAAAAGACAAGGAAAAAAAAGAGGACAAAGAAAAGGATAAAAAATTACCTGCATCATTCCCTCCTCAGTCTAATACAACTGATGCTGTTCGTTTAAAGTGTCGAGAACTACTTACTCAGGCCCTTAAAACTGATGTgaatatttcaaattcatGTGGTTCTCCTGAAGAACTTGCTGAGGAACTTGAAGAATGCATTTACACAGAATTTAAAAACACTGACATGAGATATAAGAACAGAGTAAGATCGAGAGTTGCTAACTTGAAAGATCCTAAAAATCCGACTTTAAGGACCAACTTCTTGAATGGAGTAATTTCGGCAGCACACCTTGCAAAAATGACTCCAGAAGAAATGGCCAGCGATGAAATGAAAAAGGTCCGTGAGAAATTCATTAAAGAGGCAATTGACGATGCTCAACTCGCCACTGTACAGGGAACTAAGACAGAGATGTTAAAATGTGGCAAATGCAAAAAGAGGAATTGTACATACAACCAGCTTCAAACAAGGAGTTCTGATGAACCAATGACTACATTTGTACTCTGCAATGAGTGTGGTAATCGCTGGAAGTTCTGTTAA
- the LOC123707995 gene encoding zinc finger protein 91-like, producing the protein MVNCNSDSNEATSSEIAAKGDMQLQNVTTEDSKKHCRKMPRPIPQLIPLTSTPNPKTQTGEPPAKKHKEDTETTENSILKHDTQTMDVTLTPVVNMPGKERKKNESFFDRLKERILTETGEHGSLICKNCGFESKCLSEHSVHEKNCVTNRCSTNTLLPNLGSTRCQNCRHRCKSSADLVIHLKTCGKDMKRSDEKHEDIQNQDSNETSNITEKETEPHPMENVVFVWNNINTDSNKFDTPLDININDDSTMPENKFLDSEIVDDNEAMNLSPSQAVGKRVFKCPHCLFWASTASRFHVHIVAHLNRKPFECSLCKYKSNWRWDITKHIKLKSARDPDHAEAQVLMTDETGRRNYSKYNKFLAMPVLNDKGENEFHYIDPNTPLDASLDDENLYEGNDSVNTPYESGQPLNLQTLNQNRFDNDNSMKKAKKTIWKCKKCNYKDSSKDALLEHVREHARAEDNDKSQVKKAETVIDPADLAYRCGHCNQLSNWKHVIQRHCRLKHDGIINVITTLKPKPDPNAPSNEMNGDMCTKCPFKTNDKNSLIVHLQNHQPSPQSIFKCYFCPYFVKDEQELIQHLVLHGVNDPEEYISKALGSKSPLPDPFNSQLNLNISAVAKRHKCNECPYETNSKSQFMYHEQFHRLSSADTPYKCSQCNYSVSKRHLLSQHLRVHAGQRKSESDIDLDSNDSDDLPYVWVSAKDEFHKMYKCRYCSYVNARKCEILYHEQIHFVVFENCDITIYKCLECKLTCSTKLQLANHSKTHAEIYGRIYCLVDFDIPDEEQIAKLRKVLEAEKHNKTDDLPREDAVWGERKEIKTMYFCHKCPARFFSENELNIHSKFHDSTFPHKCKTCEFSVLHESELMEHNFVHTDEYNTKTKMLKFIHNLHPDYKAPRVQFIHCPVSSEGSWVVAKINNIVDYTETTTKKHSEQKHTPKQYPCKECPAKFFKSSALNYHVGLHGGEGDHKCKKCSYTVKNIGNLAKHELLHENEGKAPAGDYESGDDMDYKNVPLSGTDLFQRKTEAQKRVLTDKDKLVRPNDHFPPVLQADPQFGYLMHGNPEFIYPTYLKNGRQKEKRYKCHKCPSAFEKREQYKIHLSLHGSKQRYKCEICDYSVKYYANYVQHMRKHQMNDEAQAERKKGMDGFTESESDVNKTSKVDDKGEQIKLAIKTMPTRVKSDFQQFSVSDQQTLRLLQRRRSVTTNEAIQNDTSPTKDRKMHMCLLCPYTNQRQDALHNHYKRHGDNDVYGSNHRCSFCDLVVIQSHFLREHFKTHFNYMKNLTPECFIANEDVSFTVKYEDDENIEPSDIKLDMQKRTQVFDENKIFVKIQTGEVVD; encoded by the exons aTGGTTAACTGCAATAGTGATTCAAACGAAGCCACCTCATCAGAAATTGCAGCCAAGGGCGACATGCAACTGCAAAATGTAACCACAGAAGACTCTAAGAAACACTGCAGAAAGATGCCTCGGCCGATACCACAACTCATTCCATTAACTTCCACTCCAAACCCAAAAACACAAACAGGTGAACCACCTGCCAAAAAACACAAAGAAGATACCGAAACAACTGAAAATTCCATTCTTAAACATGATACTCAGACAATGGATGTTACATTAACGCCCGTTGTCAATATGCCAGGAAAGGAACGTAAAAAGAACGAATCGTTTTTCGATAGATTAAAGGAACGTATACTCACTGAAACGGGAGAACACGGGTCTTTAATATGCAAAAATTGTGGATTTGAAAGCAAATGCTTGTCCGAACATTCAGTTCACGAAAAAAATTGTGTCACTAATAGATGCTCAACTAATACATTACTTCCGAATTTAGGTTCTACAAGATGTCAAAATTGTCGACATAGGTGTAAGTCTAGTGCAGATttagtaattcatttaaaaacatgtGGCAAAGATATGAAGAGGAGTGATGAAAAACATGAAGACATACAAAATCAAGATAGTAATGAAACTTCAAATATAACTGAGAAGGAAACTGAACCGCATCCAATGGAGAACGTTGTATTCGTTTGGAATAATATCAATACAGATTCGAACAAATTCGACACGCCACTTGATATTAACATCAACGATGATTCAACAATGCCAGAAAACAAATTTCTTGACTCAGAAATTGTCGATGACAATGAAGCTATGAATCTATCACCGAGCCAAGCAGTTGGTAAGAGAGTTTTTAAATGTCCCCACTGTTTGTTTTGGGCATCAACTGCGTCACGATTTCACGTTCATATCGTTGCgcatttaaatagaaaaccaTTCGAATGTTCACTGTGTAAATACAAGTCCAATTGGCGTTGGGATATcacaaaacatataaaacttaaatcagCTAGGGATCCTGACCACGCCGAAGCACAAGTACTGATGACAGATGAAACAGGTCGGCGTAATTATagcaaatataacaaattcttAGCTATGCCCGTGTTAAATGACAAAGGAGAGAATGAATTTCATTATATTGATCCTAATACTCCGTTGGATGCCAGTTTGGATGATGAAAACCTTTATGAAGGCAACGATAGCGTAAATACTCCATATGAGAGTGGACAACCCCTTAATCTTCAAACGTTAAATCAAAATAGATTTGATAATGATAACTCTATGAAAAAGGCAAAGAAGACTATTTGGAAATGCAAAAAGTGCAATTACAA GGATTCATCAAAGGACGCTTTACTGGAACACGTTCGAGAACACGCGAGAGCTGAAGACAACGACAAGTCTCAAGTGAAGAAAGCAGAAACCGTAATAGATCCGGCTGATTTGGCATATAGATGTGGACATTGCAATCAGTTGTCGAATTGGAAACATGTTATACAA AGACACTGCCGCTTGAAGCACGACGGAATTATCAACGTAATTACAACACTGAAGCCCAAACCAGACCCGAACGCACCGTCGAACGAAATGAACGGTGACATGTGCACTAAGTGCCCATTTAAAACTAACGACAAGAATTCGTTAATAGTCCATCTACAAAACCATCAACCCTCGCCACAGTCTATATTCAAATGTTATTTCTGCCCCTATTTCGTTAAAGACGAGCAAGAACTCATTCAACATCTCGTATTACATGGAGTAAACGATCCAGaagaatatatttcaaagGCTTTGGGAAGCAAATCACCTCTACCAGACCCATTTAACTCCCAACTCAATCTTAATATATCGGCTGTAGCCAAACGACACAAATGCAATGAATGTCCGTATGAGACTAACAGCAAATCTCAGTTTATGTACCATGAACAATTTCATCGACTTTCCTCCGCTGATACGCCGTATAAGTGTTCACAGTGCAATTATAGTGTATCTAAAAGGCATTTGCTTAGTCAGCATTTGCGAGTACACGCTGGACAAAGAAAGAGCGAATCGGATATAGATTTAGATTCCAATGATAGTGATGACTTACCATATGTATGGGTATCGGCTAAGGACGAGTtccataaaatgtataaatgtcGATATTGTTCATACGTAAATGCAAGAAAATGTGAAATACTTTATCATGAACAGATACATTTTGTCGTTTTTGAAAACTGTGATATCACTATATATAAATGCTTGGAGTGCAAGTTGACTTGTTCAACTAAATTACAACTCGCTAATCACTCAAAAACACACGCTGAAATATACGGCCGTATCTACTGTCTTGTAGACTTTGATATTCCTGATGAGGAACAAATAGCTAAATTAAGAAAAGTCCTCGAAGCGGAGAAACACAACAAGACTGATGATTTACCCAGAGAAGACGCCGTGTGGGGCGAACGgaaagaaattaaaactatgtacTTCTGTCACAAATGCCCGGCAAGATTCTTCTCCGAAAATGAACTAAATATTCATTCTAAATTCCACGATTCAACCTTTCCACATAAATGCAAAACTTGTGAATTCTCCGTACTCCATGAAAGTGAATTGATGGAACATAATTTTGTTCACACAGATGAATATAACACAAAGACCAAAATGCTGAAATTTATACACAACTTACATCCAGATTACAAGGCACCTCGTGTACAATTCATCCACTGTCCAGTCTCTTCTGAAGGCTCCTGGGTCGTtgcaaaaattaacaatatagttGACTACACAGAAACTACCACTAAAAAGCATTCCGAACAAAAACATACTCCTAAACAGTACCCGTGTAAAGAATGTCCTGCAAAATTTTTCAAGAGTTCTGCATTGAACTATCATGTGGGCTTACACGGAGGTGAAGGGGACCATAAGTGCAAAAAATGTAGTTATACTGTTAAAAATATCGGTAATCTCGCAAAACATGAACTCTTACACGAAAATGAAGGTAAAGCCCCAGCGGGTGACTATGAGTCTGGGGATGACATGGACTATAAGAATGTTCCCTTATCGGGTACTGATTTATTTCAGCGAAAGACTGAGGCTCAGAAACGAGTACTTACCGATAAAGATAAGTTAGTAAGGCCCAATGATCACTTCCCTCCTGTTTTACAAGCTGATCCACAATTCGGCTACTTGATGCACGGAAACCCGGAATTTATCTATCCAACTTATTTAAAGAATGGTAGacagaaagaaaaaagatataaGTGTCACAAATGTCCGTCTGCGTTTGAAAAACGTGAACAATATAAGATTCATTTATCATTACACGGTTCGAAGCAGAGATATAAATGTGAAATATGTGATTATTCAGTGAAGTATTATGCAAACTATGTTCAACACATGCGGAAACATCAAATGAATGATGAAGCCCAAGCAGAAAGGAAGAAAGGCATGGATGGCTTTACCGAAAGCGAGAGCGATGTAAATAAAACGAGTAAAGTGGATGACAAAGGAGAGCAAATAAAATTAGCTATCAAAACAATGCCTACGAGGGTGAAAAGTGATTTTCAACAATTTTCAGTTAGTGATCAACAAACACTGCGTTTGCTACAACGCCGGCGATCTGTTACTACCAATGAGGCCATACAAAATGATACTTCTCCTACGAAAGATCGAAAAATGCATATGTGTCTTCTGTGTCCATACACTAATCAACGCCAAGATGCTCTTCATAACCACTACAAAAGGCATGGAGATAATGACGTCTACGGAAGTAACCATAGATGCTCATTTTGCGATTTAGTAGTAATTCAGTCCCACTTTCTACGAGAACATTTCAAAACACACTTCAATTATATGAAGAATCTCACCCCTGAATGTTTTATCGCCAACGAAGACGTCAGTTTTACTGTTAAATACGAAGACGATGAAAATATCGAGCCGTCTGACATTAAACTAGATATGCAGAAAAGAACCCAAGTATTCgatgaaaacaaaattttcgtCAAAATACAGACTGGAGAAGTCGTCGATTGA